Below is a genomic region from Henckelia pumila isolate YLH828 chromosome 3, ASM3356847v2, whole genome shotgun sequence.
TTGGAAACCAGAAGTATCTTGTATCATCTGTCTATGACTATGGTTTGTACAAAAGATGGACCTAAGCTATGCCTCCTGCACGAGCAGAGTAAGTAGTAACGAAAGTTTATACCGTCGGTGCGGGTTGTGTGCTGTGTCAAGAAACCTTCATCACTTCATCTTCTCAGTTTGTGCTCCTTGGCTATCATCATGCTCATCTTTGCTCTGGATATTCAAACTTTTCATTTGATCAAGATTTTCCAACTCAGATAATGCTTCATTGTCATATGGTGATGGATCGTCTTCGTCGGACGCTTCTGAACCAATGTCTGACAACAAATCCGACTGCTGCGATTCAGAAGTGATGCTTATTTGATCAGATGGTGATGCATCATCAAGACTCTTGGCATCAGATCTCTGCTTCTCTGCGTCGATCATGCGCTTGGCATAAGCTTCGAAATTGAAGTCGTCCGCGCCATCCCCACCAAAGGCCGACTCCAGTTTCTTCTTGTCGAATAGTGATTCCATTATCTTTGTACTCTGAGGTTGGTCTGAGTACACAAACTTTACTTTCTTGTATGTCTTATGCTCGAGAAATGGTTTCACCATCTGCAGTTTGAATTTAAAACGAATGAGTCCATATAATAAAGTGTGTTTCACCACAGTTTCACAAACCATGTAACAGACTTGATAAGATACACAGGATACAGACACAAATGTCATGTGAACACAAAACATGCACGATGAGAATGCTGGAACTTACCATCCAAAAGGATTCAAATACTTTTGGTGGATTGTAGAGAATGGCAACGCCAAGCCTTTCAGGGTAACGGTCCTGCAATATACGTGCTGTTTCTCGAGTTACCTTCACTGATATGCTACCCATGCTCCACCGACGAAAGTCTATTAGCCATACCATCTGCTCTTCGCCTCCATTAATGCTCAATATGGCACTTTCCATGCAATAAACTAAGTACTTGATTTGCCCTTCTACAGAGTTTGTATTCTGATATATGGGATATATCATGGCAAAAGAAGAAGATAAGCAGACCTTTATAGAAGGATATATAATAGAAGCTATAGCACCACAATAGTTTTTAATAGAATTCTTTACCTCAAATCCAGGTCTCATGACAAGCACAGTCCTTCCAAAGTTATCAAGATAGTCGGCTCGGTAGAGTTTCCCTGTCTCAGCTTCACCAGCAACATCCTCCTGAATCAACAAAAATGATTCCGAACGCCAACACGTACAATAAGGAACCTTAAATATTATTCAACCAAATGATACACGAACAAGAATACAACAAGCAAAAACAAACTTCTCGCAGATAACATTAATGCAAAAGTATCAGTTTAACCAAGCATCCAGCAGACACACTTTGATCCAGCATAATATTTTTGTTTTCGATAATGTGACCTCCTCTGAAACGTTATTAATCCATATTTGGAAGCTttctaaggtagtgtttgggatttCTTGAAAAGTAACAGCTCAAAAGTGTCTTCTAGAAGCAATCCCAAACACTACCCAAGTATAATTGAAGTGATATTGAATTGTGAAGAAGTAAGCCGCAGCAGTACCCATTTGATCTTCTCAGGCTTGTACTCCAGACGCCACTTCAGGGTCTCTTTCAACATCTTGCTAGCTTTCTTTGTATTCCAGTTCCTTGCTTCAAGGAACCTTAATATTGATGCATCAGAACATTGCATCGGAATTTTGCTTGCAATAGGGCCCAGTATTTTCCTAATCTCATTGATCTGCATTCACAGTAGCAATCAATCTACCAGCTCCAGGAAACTTCTGAGCATGAATGAATCTCAGAGCATTTCTCGATCAAAATATCAGTAAGGACCAAATCCCAATATTTTTAGAAAACTTTGTAAATTGAAAACAGTAGAAAATAAAAACAGAGAAGCTTTTTCAGTTTTCAACTTGCAAAACAGTACACAGCATCAAACACGTCGGTTGAATATGATGACTCACGAATAAAGTTTCATTAATCTTTAGACTCGAAATAATCTACACCATCTTGATCCAGTTTCTTTTTTTTAGAGATCATCCATATCGAATTCCCAATCAAGTTCTTTACTAATCATATCTGCACTTCAACTTCTCTTAAATGGAAACTGAACTGATCAAAAGGTGTGTCTGTGAACTCCATTTAatcaaagaaataaaattataatggGATTCAAATATAATCGCACATTTTTGTCATCTTAACAAAAAACATGCATGTCAACGCCATACATTGTTGATTTTCACGATGATTTATTATCAAGATAGTAAGTTAGTAACCTTTATTCCCACTAAACCATTGGTGTGAAAACAAGCAagaatcatcagatttatgaagAAAACCAGCCACGTACACTATAACACGTAAAAGAATCACTTACCTTGTGTTGTTCCTCTGCATGTGACAGAGCCTTTTCAGAACCACTCGCTCGCAGCTTCTTCAGCGACATTTTTCTTCAACTTTCAGCAAAAATTATCTGAAGAATACATAAATCTTGAACATATCAAAAGATAGCTTGCTCAAAGCAGTAGACATTCAAAACTAACCATGTATCACAGAATCTCaatgggaaaaaaaatattataaataacat
It encodes:
- the LOC140888475 gene encoding uncharacterized protein: MSLKKLRASGSEKALSHAEEQHKINEIRKILGPIASKIPMQCSDASILRFLEARNWNTKKASKMLKETLKWRLEYKPEKIKWEDVAGEAETGKLYRADYLDNFGRTVLVMRPGFENTNSVEGQIKYLVYCMESAILSINGGEEQMVWLIDFRRWSMGSISVKVTRETARILQDRYPERLGVAILYNPPKVFESFWMMVKPFLEHKTYKKVKFVYSDQPQSTKIMESLFDKKKLESAFGGDGADDFNFEAYAKRMIDAEKQRSDAKSLDDASPSDQISITSESQQSDLLSDIGSEASDEDDPSPYDNEALSELENLDQMKSLNIQSKDEHDDSQGAQTEKMK